The following DNA comes from Flammeovirgaceae bacterium.
TCCACCATCATTCAGGCCAATATATTTTTGGGCGAGCCCATTTTCGCCCTTCAAATTGCCGGCACGGCACTCATCCTTTCGGGCGTTATGCTCATCAGTTGGAAGGCCAAAAGGAACCTGTCATGAAAAGGCCTTGGTGGCTGAATGCCCCAGCCCGTGGTTTTTCCTTTTCAGGCGGCCCTTGGAGGCATTCGGCAAGAAATTGTTCAATGGGATTGGCCGGCAGGATTATAATTTGTTAGTTACAGGACCAAAGAAAGAACCATGAGGCCCATTTTGATTTGCTTCCTATCCCTGTTGCTCAGCGAAGGGCACGCGCAAAGCACCCAATACACCTTTGTGTTTTTAAACACGCGCCATGACAAGGCCGAACTTCCCAAAGAAGAGGTGGACAGCCTGATGAAGGGGCACCTGGCCAACATTCAGCGGCTTGCCCGGGAGGGGAAGCTTTTGGTGGCGGGACCGTTTGAAGGGGGCGGTGGCATTTTTATCTTTAACAGCAATTCGCCCGATACGGTAAGGCAGTGGCTGGGCACCGACCCCGGCATCCGGGCCAATCGGTGGCGGTTGGAAATGTTTCCGTATGTGCCCCGCGTGGGCTCTGTTTGTGCCGTGGCCCCCACCGTTGAAATGGTAACCTACACTTTCATTCGGTACATCCCCACCATTACCAAATTCAATGTGCAAAAATCAGGGGAAACGTTTAAGAAGCACGAAGATTATTTAAAACAAATCGCCAGGACGGGCAATGTGGTGGCCGAGGGCTACTTCCCCAATCGCGATGGCGGCATTCTGATAATGAAAGGCGAGGTGGATCCCGCCCTTATTGAGGCCGACCCGTCCATGTCGGATACCGTGTTCTCCATTGAATACAAAAAACTGTGGGTGGGCAAGGGAAGTTTTTGTGAAGAAGGTTAATCCTACTTGCCAAAAAAGCGAACTATCTTGGGCACAGGTGCCTTTTACCTGTGTATGTAATGGTTAATAAATGGAAGCGCACAAAAAATATGATATTGTGATCATTGGCGCAGGCCCCATCGGCCTGGCCTGTGGGATAGAAGCCAAAAAGGCAGGGTTGAAATACCTTATCCTGGAGAAAGGGTGCCTTGTCAACTCCCTGTACCGCTATCCATTCAACATGACTTTCTTTTCCACTTCCGAGAAATTGGAAATCGGAGGGGTTCCCTTCATCTCCCATGGCCCCAAGCCCAACCGTGCCGAGGCATTGGAATACTACCGAAGGGTGGCGTCCAGTTGGCAATTGGAGATAAAGCTTTATGAAAAAGTCGAGGCGGTGCACAAGGCAAATGGAATTTTTGAAATAAGCACGGCAAAACAAAAATATCATTCGAAGGCATTGGTGTTGTCACTGGGTTTTTATGACTTGCCCTACCTGCTCCATGTGCCCGGGGAAGACCTGCCCAAGGTGAGGCATTACTATGACGAGCCTCATCCCTATTTCAATCAAAAGATAGTAGTGGTGGGCGCGGCCAACTCCGCGGTGGACGTGGCCTTGGAGACCTGGCGCAAGGGCGCTGACGTGACCATGGTCATCCGGGAGCCGGGGATAAAGGACACGGTAAAATACTGGGTGAAGCCTGATATTGAAAACAGGATAAAGGAGGGGGGCATCAAGGCCTATTTCAATTCCGAGGTAACGAACATCACGCCCCACCATGTGGACATCAAAACACCGGAAGGCCCCCTTCAGTTGGAAAATGATTTTGTACTGGCCATGACAGGCTACCAGCCACCTTTTGATTTCATGAAGTCGCTCGGGATACAATTTCAAAACGATGAGTACCATACGCCTGTGTACAACGAAGGGACCATGGAGAGTTCGGTCGACAATTTGTACCTGGCCGGGGTGGTGTGTGGCGGGCTAAAAACCAACAAATGGTTTATTGAAAACTCACGTGTGCATGCAGGTTTGATCATCGATGCCGTAAAATCAAAAACCCTGTCCGTTAAACAAGGACAGGGTTTTTAAGTTCCTTGGCTTTCCGCTTTTTACAGGGCGTCTGCCGTTACCTTGGCATTTATCTTTACGGTAACGGTAAAGTTGACCGGGCCATTGGTAAACTCCCCGGCCATGGTCACATCTACTGCTTTGTCCCCCTTAAGCTGGGCGGCCACTGCGTTCACTTCGTCCTGGCTAAGGTCCAACTCCATTTCCGCGCCCGAGCCGGAGGCATCCGCCAGGTTAAGGCCTGAAATGCCAACAGTGCCCAGTTTGCCGTTCAATCCAAAAAGCACATCCCCGCTAAAAGTGGCATCAGGCGAGCCCACATAATTACTCACCATGTACGTCACCTTGTTAAGTGCAATTTTTTGTATTTTCTCTTTATATTTGGCCACCTCAGGGTCTGTGGTCGCATCCAGGGTAATGGTCTTGGCGTAGGAGCCGTTGCCATCCTCCACATTGAAGGACTCCTTGAATTCCGTAGAAAAGGAAATGTCGTCTGCTTTGTCAAACAAGTCGCAGGAAGCCATTATCCCTGCAACAAACAGTGTTGCCAACATGGAAATCAAAAAGCGGTTTTTCATAACGTGTTTTTTTGTTGATAAAGTTTTAAAACTACAAAATATGCAGCTAAGTGAAGTGTTTAATAATACATTTTACCTGCCCAAGGTAACTGTCCCCAAACAAAATGGCATGAACCAGCAGGGGATAGAGGTTATAAAGGTCTTTCCGTTCCTCAAATCCGCTTTCAAGCGGGAGAAGATGATGGTACGCCTCATAAAAAGGCTTTTCAAAGGCACCAAAAAGCATGGTAAAAGCTATTTCCGCTTCCCTGTGCCCAAAATACACGGCCGGGTCGATGACCATCGCCACGCCACGCCTGCTGCCTATTACATTGCCGCCCCACAGGTCCCCATGCAAAAGCGAGGGCGCCCCTTCCGGGAAAATCCCACCCATCCGGGCAAACATACGGTCAAAAGGCCCAAGCATATCATGGCCGATCCTTTTGGCCTGCACCAGTTTTTCCAGCAGTGGCCGAATCCGTTCAT
Coding sequences within:
- the ypdA gene encoding YpdA family putative bacillithiol disulfide reductase, with amino-acid sequence MEAHKKYDIVIIGAGPIGLACGIEAKKAGLKYLILEKGCLVNSLYRYPFNMTFFSTSEKLEIGGVPFISHGPKPNRAEALEYYRRVASSWQLEIKLYEKVEAVHKANGIFEISTAKQKYHSKALVLSLGFYDLPYLLHVPGEDLPKVRHYYDEPHPYFNQKIVVVGAANSAVDVALETWRKGADVTMVIREPGIKDTVKYWVKPDIENRIKEGGIKAYFNSEVTNITPHHVDIKTPEGPLQLENDFVLAMTGYQPPFDFMKSLGIQFQNDEYHTPVYNEGTMESSVDNLYLAGVVCGGLKTNKWFIENSRVHAGLIIDAVKSKTLSVKQGQGF